One region of Paenibacillus polymyxa M1 genomic DNA includes:
- a CDS encoding WGxxGxxG family protein: protein MKKQIVTAVTSICLFAALATPSLAQSPNVNAANDPAQNPYQSNNPTYNANNVRANAVDNDNDMDWGWLGLLGLIGLAGMRRKVSDHK from the coding sequence ATGAAAAAACAAATAGTCACAGCGGTAACTTCCATTTGCTTATTTGCAGCTTTAGCCACCCCTTCTTTAGCACAAAGTCCAAATGTAAATGCAGCCAATGACCCAGCTCAAAACCCTTATCAAAGTAACAATCCAACTTATAACGCTAACAATGTACGAGCAAACGCCGTAGATAATGACAACGATATGGATTGGGGTTGGCTTGGCTTGCTTGGTTTGATAGGACTGGCTGGAATGCGTAGAAAAGTAT